The genomic region CCGCCGCAGAAATCAGTGCCGGACTCGGACAACTCGCAGCCTTCGGCCAACTCCAGTCCGATTAGCAAGATCCTCAACAACGAAGACGAAAAGGAGAAGTAAATGGAAGCCAACCTCATGTTTCTCCTCGCCTCCGGTGCCATGATGGCCGCGGGCGTGTACTTGGTGCTCGACCGCGCCATGACCAAAATGCTGCTGGGGATCTTGCTCATCGGCAATGCCGTCAACCTCATCATCATCCAAGCTGGCGGCTCCGCGGGTTCCCCACCGATAATGGGTCGTGAGTCCACACCCTATGGCGAAGACATCGCCGACCCCCTAGCGCAGGCCATGATTTTGACAGCGATTGTGATTTCCATGGCGTTGACAGCGTTTATTTTGACGCTTGCTTACCGCCAGTACCGCTACCGCACCGATGACGTTATTGAAGACGATGTTGATGACGTAGCAGTGGCATCGATGGCAACTCGCCCATCGGCTGCTCCCGACCAGGACGCGTCTTCTGACCCGACCACTGGTCGCGCCACTAAGGAAGGCGATACCTTCGGCCCTCGCTTCTTCGAAGAGCCAGTCAAGGGGGTCAAGGATGAGTGATCTCATTGCCTCGTATGTGCAGCTCGTGCTGCCATATATTAGCTATCTCATTCCGCTGCCGGTCTTAATTCCAGTCGCGGGTGCCGCACTAACGCTGCTGTTGGCGCGCTTTCGCCAAGTGCAATCCCAGGTAGCGTTCTTCATGCTGGCATTATCGGCCTTGGTCAGCCTGACGCTGTTGGCGGTCGCAGATTTCGATGGCATCCAGACTTTGCAGGTCGGTGGCTGGGATGCACCGGTTGGCATTACCTTGGTCGCAGATCGCTTGTCGACGGTCATGCTCTTTACTTC from Corynebacterium ammoniagenes DSM 20306 harbors:
- a CDS encoding Na(+)/H(+) antiporter subunit C, producing the protein MEANLMFLLASGAMMAAGVYLVLDRAMTKMLLGILLIGNAVNLIIIQAGGSAGSPPIMGRESTPYGEDIADPLAQAMILTAIVISMALTAFILTLAYRQYRYRTDDVIEDDVDDVAVASMATRPSAAPDQDASSDPTTGRATKEGDTFGPRFFEEPVKGVKDE